The proteins below are encoded in one region of Lactuca sativa cultivar Salinas chromosome 3, Lsat_Salinas_v11, whole genome shotgun sequence:
- the LOC111920236 gene encoding uncharacterized protein LOC111920236 gives MAEETETPTITTASGSEKHLNPSSNSSQSDPKQLPPYPFYGFTAPNGEHPMFPIMYPMLVPPQQGQDQMDHGAGIYAVPTFPNSFMGPVAGIPTNTLIPFTYNIPTGQSPTEGGTGGEEVGQVGQQQQGAGQQRQVVVRRFQIAIHLDLMLILKLAAVIFLFNQDGSRKRLVLLIFFASLIYLYQTGALAPLIRWLSQGMQRAGAPPQQGRPGVRAADLIPPAARQEHENPPLPDGQVGGENENQNREGDVNEEGEVDNGNNNRWWGIVKEIQLIVFGFITSLLPGFHNID, from the exons ATGGCCGAAGAAACCGAAACTCCGACAATAACAACAGCATCAGGATCCGAGAAACATCTCAATCcgtcttctaattcttctcaatcCGATCCTAAGCAG TTACCTCCATATCCATTCTATGGGTTCACAGCACCAAATGGGGAACACCCAATGTTTCCAATCATGTACCCAATGCTTGTTCCTCCACAACAGGGTCAGGATCAGATGGATCATGGAGCAGGAATCTACGCTGTTCCCACTTTTCCAAATTCATTCATGGGACCCGTTGCTGGAATTCCAACTAATACTCTCATCCCTTTTACTTACAATATCCCTAC TGGACAAAGTCCTACTGAAGGTGGAACAGGGGGTGAGGAGGTCGGGCAGGTCGGGCAGCAACAGCAGGGGGCAGGACAACAAAGACAAGTTGTGGTTCGGAGGTTTCAAATTGCAATTCATCTTGATTTGATGCTGATTTTAAAGCTGGCAGCTGTTATTTTCCTCTTCAATCAAGATGGCTCAAGGAAAAGGCTTGTCCTGCTCATATTCTTTGCCTCACTCATCTATCT GTATCAGACGGGCGCTCTCGCACCATTAATACGGTGGCTCTCACAAGGAATGCAAAGGGCGGGTGCACCTCCACAACAAGGTAGACCGGGCGTTAGGGCAGCAGATCTCATCCCTCCAGCTGCAAGGCAAGAACATGAAAATCCTCCTTTGCCAG ATGGACAAGTTGGAGGCGAAAATGAAAACCAAAACCGTGAAGGTGATGTGAATGAAGAAGGTGAAGTTGATAATGGAAACAATAATCGATGGTGGGGAATTGTGAAGGAGATACAATTGATTGTTTTTGGCTTCATTACTTCTCTTCTCCCTGGATTTCACAATATCGATTGA
- the LOC111920225 gene encoding glutathione S-transferase T2-like: MESEARNADQITSKWRDIRLKCTDFGGIYNNLLNIRKSGSNDFDVFKAAMDQYEKTTPTRKAFPYMKPWLKLKDSPKWKEQTEGSSQSSGSKRSRNPDGASQQSDGRTHIDINDDPIDLETDQPLPRPVGRNKAKKAASTSSNSSVMDMFGDKFDRYVQLQETKAEVMTRMEQKMIKAQTSFQEAQETLQTKTDMEILKMKADDLEGEDLELFLAMKESVRARRRRRG, translated from the coding sequence ATGGAAAGTGAAGCTCGAAATGCCGATCAAATTACGTCGAAATGGCGAGATATTCGATTAAAATGCACCGATTTTGGAGGAATCTACAACAATCTCCTAAACATACGCAAAAGCGGCTCgaacgattttgatgttttcaaggcggCCATGGACCAATATGAAAAAACAACGCCTACACGCAAAGCTTTTCCGTATATGAAGCCGTGGCTAAAATTGAAAGACTCCCCAAAATGGAAAGAGCAAACGGAAGGAAGTTCCCAATCTTCCGGTTCAAAGCGTTCGAGAAACCCCGATGGAGCTTCTCAACAATCGGACGGTCGAACACACATCGACATCAACGACGATCCGATAGATCTTGAAACCGACCAACCTCTTCCTCGGCCCGttggaagaaataaagcaaaaaaagCGGCGTCAACATCTTCGAATTCTAGTGTTATGGATATGTTCGGCGATAAATTTGATCGATATGTGCAGCTTCAGGAAACGAAGGCCGAGGTGATGACTCGGATGGAACAAAAAATGATCAAAGCACAAACATCATTTCAAGAGGCACAAGAGACACTTCAAACAAAAACCGACATGGAAATCTTGAAAATGAAAGCGGACGACCTTGAGGGCGAAGACTTGGAACTTTTTCTAGCAATGAAAGAGTCGGTTCGAGCCCGACGTAGGCGTAGGGGGTAG